One Pectobacterium cacticida genomic window, TGGGGCCTGACGGCTACCTCTACTTGCTGACCGATCATGATAATGGCAAGTTGCTGAAAGTCGGGCTGGAGTGAAAAGACAGGCACCGAAAGGTGCCTGATTGACTTATGACAGTGGAATCATCACGTGTTTCTGATAGGCAGGCCGCTCGGTGAGCTGCTGATACCAGCGTTCCAAATTAGGATGAGAATGCTGTTCAATCGGCATATTCAGCCAGCCATAAGCAATGCAGCCTAGTGGAATATCGCCAATACCGAATTGTTCACCGGATAACCATGGCTGATCGGCCAGAACGGTATCGACAATGTCTAATAACCGTTCACATTCGATACGGTTCTTGTGGACCAGCGCCATGTCGCGTTTTTCCGGGGCGATGCGCACCATATTAATGAACACAGGGCCGAAAGCGGCGGCGAGAGTGATGGCCCAATCCATCCACTTTTCGGCGTTTGCACGTTTAGCGGCATCGGGGATATACAGTGAATTTTGTCCATACTGTGCGGCGAGGTAACGCACAATAGTGTTGGATTCCCACAACACCACATTGTCGTCGCGTAAACAGGGGATCAGGCCATTCGGGTTCATCGCCAGGTACTCGGCCTCATGATTAAGACCAAATTGCCCTCCAGCGGGAATTTGTTGATAGGGCAGCGCCAGTTCCTCCGCACACCACAAAACTTTCTTTACGTTAGTCGAGCTACTACGGCCCCAAATCGTTATCATGCTTGCCTCTCTCTCTGTGAAACTTGTCCGGTATTCTGCGACAGTTTATGGAAATAATGATATGCCTTTTTCGTCTTTATGATTTACCGCGCCATTCTTAATATTAAATATTAACAGCAAGCTATATTTTACGGGAATGTGACAAAATGAAACTGATACGTTCTGTTGGTGCCTTACTGGGCATCACATTATTTACCGCTGGCATGCAATTGGCGGTAGCCAGTAGCGGTCCGCAAACGATCACCTTTGGCGTAGCGCCTGGGCCTTATGGTGACATGGTCAATTTAGCCATTAAGCCCGAGCTAGTGAAAAAAGGCTATAAAGTTGTCGTACGCGAATTCAGTGATTACGTTCAGCCTAACCTGGCGCTGGCTAACGGTAGTATTGATGCTAACCTTTTCCAGCATACGTTATATCTGGAAAAATTTGCCGAAGATAAAGGGTTAAGCATTTCACCGCTGATTACTGTGCCGACGGCCAGCATGGGCTTCTATTCGAAGAAAATCAAATCGCTGGACGAACTGAAAAAAGGAGACATTGTCACACTCTCTAATGATGCCACTAACCTGGCGCGAGGTTTGCGTTTCCTACAATCATTAGGGCTAGTGACGATTAAACCCGATATCGATCCAACCAAGGCGTCGGAGAAAGATATTCTTACTAACCCCCGCGGGTTAGTGTTCAAACCCTTAGAAGCCGCGCAATTGCCACGTACGCTGGATAGCGTGACAGCCGCGCTGGTGAATGGGAATTTCGCCCTGGCATCCGGTATGAAACTGTCATCGGCGATTAAGTTGGAAACATTAGACGAGAACTTGAAGAATGTTATTGCCGTCCGTACCGACGATCTCGATAAACCTTTTGTGCAAGAGATAAAAGCAATTGTGCAATCACCGGCGTATGCGGCTGTGATTGACGATCCGTCACTAATGTATAGTCAGTTCCAAAAACCAGAATGGATGAGGGCAAAAATGCCAGCGACAGCACAATAGACTTTTTATTATCTTCCAGTTATCTACTATCAGCCGGTCAATTACCGGCTTGTTCTTTGTCATCAAGCATAATATCTGAATTTTCCAATGTAGTTCATTTTTGCTAAGACACTTTTTTATCAGCGTTTTTAGTATTTTTCATCAGAATACCTCCGGGAATCCCCGTCCTTCAGGGCGGGGAGCAGCCAAATCTTTGACTATCTTTACAGAAGAAACGGTTTTCATCTCTCAGATGACGCGTTACCTTTATATAACTAAATTTTTCAAAACATATTGAAAATCAATAAATTTTAATGATTGATGGATATTGTGGCGGCCCGATGAAAAAGACTTCCTTCCTGATCAAATTCACGTATTGCTCTGTAGGCGCGATATTACTTGCAGGGTTGGTGCCCTTCACTTATGCAGAACCCTTATTGCCTGTAGCACCACAAATAGATGCTAACGCGTTTATCCTGATGGATTATAACAGCGGCAAGGTGTTGGCGGAGAGTCATGCTGATGATCGCCTTGACCCTGCCAGCCTGACTAAAATTATGGCGAGTTATGTCATTGGTCAGGCGATAAAATCGGGCAAAATTAGCCCAACGGATGTCGTGACGGTAGGAAAAGATGCCTGGGCTACAGGTAATCCTACGCTGCGTGGCTCATCACTGATGTTTCTCAAACCGGGCGATCGTATTCCTGTCTCCGAGTTAAATAAAGGCATTGTTATTCAGTCTGGTAATGATGCCAGTATCGCTTTGGCTGATTATATCGCGGGCAGTCAGGATGCGTTTATTAGTCTGATGAATAATTACGCTAAAGCGTTAAATTTAACCAATACACACTTTCTTACGGTACATGGTCTTGATGCGCCTGGTCAGTACAGTACTGCCCGCGATATGGCACGACTTGCGCAGGCGCTCATTCGCGATGTGCCGGATGAATATGCACTGCACAAAGAAAAAGAATTCACTTTCAACAATATCCGTCAGCCTAACCGCAATCGTCTGTTATGGAGCACCAACCTGAACGTGGATGGTGTAAAAACGGGCCATACCAGTGGCGCGGGGCATAATCTGGTCGCTTCGGCAACGGAAGGTGATATGCGGCTGATTTCTGTGGTGTTGGGGGCCAAAACGGACGCCATCCGCTTTCGTGAAAGTGAGAAATTGCTGACATGGGGCTTCCGCTTTTTTGAAACGGTAACGCCCATCAAGTCAGACACGCCGCTTACTACTCAGCGCATCTGGTTTGGTAGCGAAAAAGAGGTTCGGCTTGGCGTCGCACAGGATGCGGCGTTGACCATCCCGAAGGGGCAAATGAAGAATTTGAAAGCGAGTTTTACGCTGAATCAGCCGTACCTTTCCGCGCCGCTCACCAAGAATCAGGTTGTGGGTATCATCGACTTTCAACTCAATGGAAAAAGCATAGCGCAGCGGCAGTTGGTCGCAATGGATGATATTCCACAGGCTGGTTTCTTTAGCCGCCTCTGGGATACGGTGGTGATGAAGGTACAGCAATGGTTCGGCGGGTTATTTAGTTAATTTCCTGCATGGATAAACTGAATATGATTACTGGCAAAGTAGCGTAGATACGCTTTGTCGGGATCGCAGTCGGAAATCACTGTATCAAACTGTGTTAGTGGACCGATGCAGGCGCGCTGAATCTGGCCAAATTTGCTATGGTCTACAACGATGACGTTTCTCTGTGCCGTGGCTATTGCACGTTGCTTCATAGCGAGTTCGGCAAAGTTAAAGCAGGTTGCGCCAACGGCAAGGTCGATGCCCGCCGCAGAGATAAATGCTTTATTCGGACAGATGTTTTCCAACTCGCCATGTCGGTTGAGCGGGGTAAAAATCGCGTTATCGGGATGATATTGCCCGCCGCACAAAATGACGGTACATGCGGTTTTTTCCTGCAGCGTCAAAAAAGTATTCAGGGAATAGCAAATCGCGGTAAAAGGTAAATCATCAGGAATGGCATCAATGATAAAAGGAATTGTGGTGCCACAGTCAAAAAAAACGGTATCGTTAGCGTCAACTAGAAAGGCGGCGGCGGTGCCGATTGTCTGCTTTTCCTTAACGTGTTTGGTTTGCTGGTCGGAGACAAAATAGTTTGTCGTCCCCTTGTTTTTCAGATCGCTTACCACATAGCCACCGAGCAACATTACATCGGTGGTATCGGCATTGAGATCGCGACGCACGGTCATCTCGGACACGCCGAGCAGCTTTGCGGCGTCTTTCAGATGGAGCTTGTCGGTTTTCTTTAACGCCTGAATTAACCTGCTAATTCGTTTATTACGCCGTGTTTCCATCACATTCTCAGTCGGTCAGCGATCGTTGTTGTTGGTGCTTTTTTGCAGCGGCAATTCACCTGACACGATAGCCACGCCGGAACGGGTTCCGATGCGTGTCGCTCCCGCGTCGATCATGCGTTGTGCCGTCTGGCGATCGCGAATAGCACCAGAGGCTTTTACGCCTATTCTATCGCCGACGATGTTACGCATCAGCCTAACGTCCTCCTCGCGAGCGCCACCCGTGCTGAAACCTGTCGACGTTTTGACAAAGGAGACGTCTAACTGGCGGCACAGTTCACACACTTGCACGATTTGCGCAGCATTTAGCAAACTCGTTTCCAATATTACTTTCAACGGAATTGCGGCGCAAACCGCCTGCACCGCCTGAATATCGGCTTTAACCGCCGCGATATTGCCACTTTTCAGCCAGCCAACATTAATTACCATGTCGATTTCCTGAGCGCCGGCATCAATAGCTGCTTTGGCTTCAAAAGCCTTGCTGGCAGTTAGGCCGGCCCCGAGAGGGAAACCGATGACGGAACATGCCTGTACGCCTGAACCTTTTAGTTTTTCAACAACTAAGGGAATGTAGCCTGAATTGACACAAACGGCATAAAAATGGTGCGCTAGCGCCTCATCACAGAGTTTTATGATTTGCTGTTCCGTCGCATCCGCAGTTAGTAGTGTGTGATCGATATAGCGTGCGTAGTCAACCATGATAAACCCTCAGTCATATTGGCAAATAATTTGCTGTCGTGATTATGACATCGCGTACCTTTACAGTCATTTAAATAACAAAAAAGACATTTAATGTTAACGATGCAACAAATAATAGATTCGATGGAATTTGCGTGCAGATAACTGAAAGGTCGTAAAACGTATAACCTTAGATGGCGCGGCGGGCAAGAAAATACCCATCGTTCTTTAAAATGGCGAGAACGACGGGTTCCTCAATAACGGAGAGTCAAAGAAAAGCAGTGGCAATTCATCAGACTCTATGGCAGAAAGAAAGTTCTCAGTGATTGGCAAAAACTTGACGATTTTTTACATTCTTATTTACCAAGGCAATTCGGGCCAGATAATGACAATGAGTGACCCCGCTAAGGTGAGCAACACATTAGCAATGGCATAGGTGCCCGCGTATCCGAGAGCGGGAATATTGCTGCGAGCGGTGTCGCTGATGATCTCCATGGCGGGCGCACAGGTGCGTGCGCCCATAATAGCGCCAAAGAGAAGCGCTCGATTCATTTTCAGCACATAGGCACCAAACAAAAAACAAATTACTACCGGCAGAAGGCTTACGATGAGCCCAGCGATTAACATTTGGATGCCCACGTCTCCCAAACTGCTATTGATTGTGCTACCCGCACTGAGTCCAACACCTGCCATAAAGACCATCAGTCCGAATTCCTTGACCATATTTAGCGCACCCTGAGGAATATATCCGAATGTCGGGTGGTTAGCGCGCAGGAATCCCAGCATAATACCGGCGAACAGTAATCCTGCCGCGTTACCAATACCAAAGGTGAAGTTGCTAAATTGGATTGTGATCAATCCGATAACGACGCCGATAACAAAAAAAGCGCAGAAGGCTAGCAGATCGGTAACCTGACTATGAATGGAAATAAATCCGATTTTATCTGCAATACTTTTTACCCGACGGGCATCGCCACTAACCTGCAAGACATCCCCTTTATTCAATACCACGCTATCATCAATCGGCATTTCAATTTGGCTGCGAACAATACGGTTAAGAAAACAGCCGTGATCGGTTAGCTTTAGTTGACTTAGACGCTTACCGACGGCGTTATGATTCTTGACGACGATTTCTTCCGTTACGATACGCATATCCAGCAGGTCGCGATCGAAGACTTCCTTGCCATCACGAAAATTGGAGTTCAGGCGAGAGTGTGAATCGGGGTAGCCGACGAGCGCAATTTCGTCGCCGATTTGTAAAACGGCGTCGCCATCGGGAATGGCGAGGATACCATTGCGTCGAATACGCTCAATGTAACAGCCAGTCTGACGATAAATGCCGAGCTCACGCAAATTCTTGCCGTCCGCCCAGGCGACCAGCTCCGGCCCGACACGATAAGCACGAATGACCGGTAGATACACTTTCCTTTGGCTATCTGTATCAAGCCCGCGTTCGCGAGCGATCTGCTGCGCGCTAGTGGGCAAATCTTGATGCTGGAATTTGGGGAGATAACGCGCGCCAAAAATGAGGCTGACCAAGCCAACCAGATACGTTAGCGCATAACCCAGACTCAGATGATCTTGTTCGATACCAAGCTGCCCACCTAAACTGGCGGTATTGCGCAGTGTGTCGCCCGCGCCGACCAACACTGGCGTCGATGTCATCGAGCCAGCCAGCATGCCTGCTGTCAGGCCAATTCCCCAGCCAAATACCTTACCTAAACCTAAGGCCAGTAACATCGCGCTGCCGACCATCACCAGCGCCAGCATGAAATAGTTTTTCCCATCGCGGAAAAAAATAGAAAAGAAATTTGGGCCGGCTTCTATCCCCACACAAAAAATAAATAACATAAAACCGAGACTTAGAGCCTCTGTATTGATCGAAAAATGTTGTTGACCCAGAAATAAAGAAACGACTAAAACGCCAATAGAATTACCGAGTTGTACAGGCCCAAGACGTAATTTCCCTAAACAGAGTCCTAATGAAAGCACGACGAATAACAGTAGAATGTAATTCCCGTTTAACAAATCAGCGACGTTTATATTCATAGAATGCAACTTGTTGTTTACTAGTAAGTGCTTGATGTTATTCACTATAAAGGCTAAATTTAACCTTGCAGGCAGGCGTTTCCGTAATGGTGTAAAAGCACACCGACAGAAGGACTCAGCCTGATTCAGTATAATTTATTCGATAAAAATTGTTCAGCGTAATTATTGTCTTGTTTATTAATTATGGTGCCCTCGTTGAGGAAATACCGCCATTTACCTTCTCCTACGGAGAACCTGTGCGTTGAATAAAACGTCACGAGGTTTGATGTTATCGACTTCAGGGAATAGAGGCACTCATCATTTTCACCTTACCGCATTTTTTCGGCAACGGATCAATACACGCAAACATAGTCAGAGGAGAGGAGGGATGACAAGAATGAGAAAGTGGGTCGGTGCAGCCTGCTGCTTCCTCTTGTTTATCGCAGTGTTTCTGAGTCAAAAGATTGCGGTATCGGATGTTGAGACGAATATTGAGCTGCGCGGTAGCCCAGAGATGCTGCTTTTTTTGTTGCCCGGCGTAGTGGCATGCTGCCTTTCCGCGCGAGGCCGTCTGATCTACCCGCTGTTTGGCGCACTGACCGCGATGCCCGTCTGTTTATTAATGCTTCATTTCTGGACGTCACCGATGCGGTCTTTCTGGCAAGAGTTAGCCTATGTGATGAGCGCGGTCTTTTGGTGTGTGCTTGGTGCGCTGGGCGTACTGTGTTTACGGCGTCTATATCGGCGCTATCTACGCTGAGGAGCTGCGGTCATGAAAAAGCGCGGACTGATGCCGCGCCATTGTTTGGGATATATTATTATGACTGAAACAGCGCCAGGTGCTCTTTAGCATAGGCTTCAAAATCGGTGCAACCGCCGATGTGTTTTTCATCAAGGAAAATTTGCGGTACGGTTTCAACAGGTTTACCTACTGTCTTAGATAAGTCCTCTTTCGAGATCCCTTCCGCATAGATGTCGACATAGCGAAAACGAAAGTCATCACGCTGCTCAGTCAGCTTTTCCGCTAATTCTTTCGCGCGAACACAATAAGGGCAACCAGGGCGCCCGAAAATGACAGCAAACATGTAAACTCCTTTGTAAATTAGAAAATGCTTTCGTTCTTGAAACGCGTAGCATGAGATTTGTCACCGACATAACCACCGCTGAAAACGCTATGGTTAATAAGGTTATCTGTACATCGTTCTACTATGCCCGTATTCAGTGATGAAAAAAAGTAGTCATTGCCTGTTGCAGCGATTGGCTGATGACATTACGAGGGAAACCGACGTGAGTCACTGTCACCGAGCCCATTTGGTGACGAACTTGTCGTTGCGCTTTGCGTGCGGGCAGCCGCCCACTAAATCACAGATGTGCAGCCCTAATCACTGAAAAAAACACACCTGCTTCACTTCATGAGGATGATGTATCAGCCATGATCATAGTATTGAGGGATCATCGTGTGTGGACTTTCAGGATCTGAGGCGTTGCCGTAAAATACAGCATTCTCATCGGTGTAGGATATTATGCAATGGTGCTATGTGACAGCGGGAAAGCGAACGACGAAAGCGCTTTTTATCATGGCATCAATACGCCTTATTCCGTAAGCTATGGGGCGTTTTTAACGGTGTTTACATTTTAACATCGCCCACCGTGGGCGGTGATTCCTTTCAACAATGCAGTTTTACAGCAATAGGTATGAGGCACACATGATGGATTCACTCATCGTCCCGGATTTGGCTATGCTACGGCGGTGGCTGGATCAACTGAATATTCTTTATTTTGAATGCGATTCCTGTCAGGCGCTCCATCTTCCTCATATGCAGAATTTTGACGGCGTGTTTGATGCGAAAGTTGATTTGGTAGATAACGTCATTCTGTTTTCCGCTCTGGCCGAAGTGAAGCCCAGTGCGTTAATTCCGCTCGTCGGAGAACTCAGTCAGATTAATGCCAGTTCGTTAACCGTCAAAGCGTTTATCGATATTCAGGACGATAACCTACCGAAACTGATTGTCTGTCAGTCCTTCAGCGTGGCCGCCGGTATGACGTTAGAACAGTTTAGACATTTTATGCAGCAGTCAGAGGAACAGGTTTCGATGGTGATCCTTGAGGCTGGCGCCAACAATCTGCTGTTTATTGGCGAGGAAGAAGAGGGCTCTGCTATCAGCGTTACTACTTCACATCTGCATTGATACGGTTGCTGCCAACGGCAGCAATTGGTTTTACTTATTTCCCCTTTACCGCCATTTATTCTGGTTGTTTCGCATTATTGCCATATATTTCACTTTGTTTAATGCTAAACACCTTAATCACAGCGAAAAAAAGTGAATAAATAATCGTTAAAACCTCTTTTTACGTTCGAGTATGGTGCCCGCGATGTTGTGGGGTTATGCTTTATTTCTGTAAGACACGGACCGCTGAACCAGAGCGATTTCCGTGTCGGAGCGAATAATAATCGGTGCATACTCATTCATCGATTGGCGTACGCGGCAGGATATATTGCGTATCGGACGATACACAGACTTTACGTCATTTGAGTTGCTGGCGAGGATACCAAGATGCGCTTATCCCGGTAAGCGAGTCAAGTGGGTAGACGAAGCCAACGCGCAGGCAACTGCAGGCAACTAAAGATGACGGGAATGTTCACTCTCACGAATCACCCCCTTGAATGGAGGAAGGAACGGATGTTCACCCAACGTAAAAAATGGCTATCGGGTGTTGTTGCCGGCTTGTTGATGGCCGCGTCCGTCACCGCATCTGCGGA contains:
- a CDS encoding glutathione S-transferase family protein — protein: MITIWGRSSSTNVKKVLWCAEELALPYQQIPAGGQFGLNHEAEYLAMNPNGLIPCLRDDNVVLWESNTIVRYLAAQYGQNSLYIPDAAKRANAEKWMDWAITLAAAFGPVFINMVRIAPEKRDMALVHKNRIECERLLDIVDTVLADQPWLSGEQFGIGDIPLGCIAYGWLNMPIEQHSHPNLERWYQQLTERPAYQKHVMIPLS
- a CDS encoding MetQ/NlpA family ABC transporter substrate-binding protein yields the protein MKLIRSVGALLGITLFTAGMQLAVASSGPQTITFGVAPGPYGDMVNLAIKPELVKKGYKVVVREFSDYVQPNLALANGSIDANLFQHTLYLEKFAEDKGLSISPLITVPTASMGFYSKKIKSLDELKKGDIVTLSNDATNLARGLRFLQSLGLVTIKPDIDPTKASEKDILTNPRGLVFKPLEAAQLPRTLDSVTAALVNGNFALASGMKLSSAIKLETLDENLKNVIAVRTDDLDKPFVQEIKAIVQSPAYAAVIDDPSLMYSQFQKPEWMRAKMPATAQ
- a CDS encoding serine hydrolase, which gives rise to MKKTSFLIKFTYCSVGAILLAGLVPFTYAEPLLPVAPQIDANAFILMDYNSGKVLAESHADDRLDPASLTKIMASYVIGQAIKSGKISPTDVVTVGKDAWATGNPTLRGSSLMFLKPGDRIPVSELNKGIVIQSGNDASIALADYIAGSQDAFISLMNNYAKALNLTNTHFLTVHGLDAPGQYSTARDMARLAQALIRDVPDEYALHKEKEFTFNNIRQPNRNRLLWSTNLNVDGVKTGHTSGAGHNLVASATEGDMRLISVVLGAKTDAIRFRESEKLLTWGFRFFETVTPIKSDTPLTTQRIWFGSEKEVRLGVAQDAALTIPKGQMKNLKASFTLNQPYLSAPLTKNQVVGIIDFQLNGKSIAQRQLVAMDDIPQAGFFSRLWDTVVMKVQQWFGGLFS
- the deoR gene encoding DNA-binding transcriptional repressor DeoR, which gives rise to METRRNKRISRLIQALKKTDKLHLKDAAKLLGVSEMTVRRDLNADTTDVMLLGGYVVSDLKNKGTTNYFVSDQQTKHVKEKQTIGTAAAFLVDANDTVFFDCGTTIPFIIDAIPDDLPFTAICYSLNTFLTLQEKTACTVILCGGQYHPDNAIFTPLNRHGELENICPNKAFISAAGIDLAVGATCFNFAELAMKQRAIATAQRNVIVVDHSKFGQIQRACIGPLTQFDTVISDCDPDKAYLRYFASNHIQFIHAGN
- the deoC gene encoding deoxyribose-phosphate aldolase, which gives rise to MVDYARYIDHTLLTADATEQQIIKLCDEALAHHFYAVCVNSGYIPLVVEKLKGSGVQACSVIGFPLGAGLTASKAFEAKAAIDAGAQEIDMVINVGWLKSGNIAAVKADIQAVQAVCAAIPLKVILETSLLNAAQIVQVCELCRQLDVSFVKTSTGFSTGGAREEDVRLMRNIVGDRIGVKASGAIRDRQTAQRMIDAGATRIGTRSGVAIVSGELPLQKSTNNNDR
- a CDS encoding aspartate:alanine antiporter — translated: MNINVADLLNGNYILLLFVVLSLGLCLGKLRLGPVQLGNSIGVLVVSLFLGQQHFSINTEALSLGFMLFIFCVGIEAGPNFFSIFFRDGKNYFMLALVMVGSAMLLALGLGKVFGWGIGLTAGMLAGSMTSTPVLVGAGDTLRNTASLGGQLGIEQDHLSLGYALTYLVGLVSLIFGARYLPKFQHQDLPTSAQQIARERGLDTDSQRKVYLPVIRAYRVGPELVAWADGKNLRELGIYRQTGCYIERIRRNGILAIPDGDAVLQIGDEIALVGYPDSHSRLNSNFRDGKEVFDRDLLDMRIVTEEIVVKNHNAVGKRLSQLKLTDHGCFLNRIVRSQIEMPIDDSVVLNKGDVLQVSGDARRVKSIADKIGFISIHSQVTDLLAFCAFFVIGVVIGLITIQFSNFTFGIGNAAGLLFAGIMLGFLRANHPTFGYIPQGALNMVKEFGLMVFMAGVGLSAGSTINSSLGDVGIQMLIAGLIVSLLPVVICFLFGAYVLKMNRALLFGAIMGARTCAPAMEIISDTARSNIPALGYAGTYAIANVLLTLAGSLIVIIWPELPW
- a CDS encoding inner membrane protein YbjM, which gives rise to MTRMRKWVGAACCFLLFIAVFLSQKIAVSDVETNIELRGSPEMLLFLLPGVVACCLSARGRLIYPLFGALTAMPVCLLMLHFWTSPMRSFWQELAYVMSAVFWCVLGALGVLCLRRLYRRYLR
- a CDS encoding GrxA family glutaredoxin; protein product: MFAVIFGRPGCPYCVRAKELAEKLTEQRDDFRFRYVDIYAEGISKEDLSKTVGKPVETVPQIFLDEKHIGGCTDFEAYAKEHLALFQS
- a CDS encoding YbjN domain-containing protein, with translation MDSLIVPDLAMLRRWLDQLNILYFECDSCQALHLPHMQNFDGVFDAKVDLVDNVILFSALAEVKPSALIPLVGELSQINASSLTVKAFIDIQDDNLPKLIVCQSFSVAAGMTLEQFRHFMQQSEEQVSMVILEAGANNLLFIGEEEEGSAISVTTSHLH